Proteins encoded by one window of Lycium barbarum isolate Lr01 chromosome 11, ASM1917538v2, whole genome shotgun sequence:
- the LOC132618790 gene encoding ATP-dependent helicase rhp16-like, which translates to MHYVVFFNWRSIVFPVYVHWLFKRSLYLTCSLCKRCTLQQGKSCFCFRIFLQVGLNWYTLQNRMEELYSFVRFLQVTTYAYYFCKDCDCRAFDYSFSTECPQCRYKRARHFLWWNRYIAKPLESIQSNATGRDAMVFLKHKILKNLLLKRTKKERATDLGLPRKTVIVRKDSLDVNENEYYLQMLEETMAKLDKYAQAGPLRKNYPSLNTRIQQALDHPFLVEFSETYYGCWKTDAESYTDNDKRHSLTKPTVKGFKSTSILNKIKLDPFRTSTKIEALSGVTFFQLVGNMSVSARDTAVTRFTEDPDCRILLASFKAGGVALNLIVVSHVFLMEPCSNPAVEQQAQDRVHRIGQHKPVRIRLTRGSYSRKRRRNIFKGR; encoded by the exons ATGCATTATGTTGTTTTCTTCAATTGGCGTTCAATTGTTTTCCCTGTATATGTCCATTGGCTGTTTAAACGATCTCTTTATCTAACTT GCTCATTATGTAAAAGATGCACACTGCAACAAGGCAAGAGCTGTTTTTGCTTTAGAATCTTCTTACAAGTGGGCCTTAACTGGTATACCCTGCAGAACCGTATGGAAGAATTGTACTCGTTC GTCCGTTTCTTACAAGTTACTACTTACGCTTATTACTTTTGCAAAGATTGTGATTGCAGAGCATTTGATTATAG CTTCTCAACTGAGTGCCCACAGTGCCGCTACAAACGTGCACGCCACTTTCTCTGGTGGAATAGA TATATTGCAAAACCTTTAGAATCAATTCAATCCAATGCGACTGGTAGAGATGCGATGGTTTTTTTGAAgcacaaaattttgaaaaacctATTGCTAAAACGTACCAAAAAGGAGAGAGCTACAGATCTTGGACTTCCCCGGAAGACT GTTATTGTGAGAAAAGATTCTTTGGACGTGAATGAAAATGAATACTACCTACAAATGTTAGAAGAAACCATGGCAAAGTTGGATAA ATATGCTCAGGCTGGACCTCTAAGGAAGAACTATCCCTCTTTAAATACACGCATACAGCAG GCATTGGATCATCCTTTCCTAGTGGAATTCTCTGAAACATATTATGGGTGTTGGAAAACAGATGCTGAGTCCTACACAGATAATGATAAGCGGCATTCTCTTACTAAACCTACTGTCAAAGGGTTTAAGTCCACAAGTATATTGAACAAAATTAAGCTCGATCCTTTCCGGACAAGCACTAAAATAGAAGCTCTG TCGGGCGTCACATTTTTTCAATTAGTTGGAAACATGTCTGTTTCTGCAAGAGACACAGCAGTTACCAGATTTACTGAGGATCCAGATTGCAGGATATTGCTTGCGAGCTTTAAAGCTGGAGGAGTTGCCCTCAATCTTATAGTTGTATCACAT GTTTTCTTGATGGAACCCTGCTCGAATCCTGCTGTAGAGCAGCAAGCCCAAGATAGAGTCCATCGAATAGGGCAGCATAAACCAGTCAG GATACGATTGACGAGAGGATCTTACAGTCGCAAGAGAAGAAGAAACATCTTCAAAG GACGATGA
- the LOC132619530 gene encoding uncharacterized protein LOC132619530 produces the protein MTIKLVVGGFILHIISAYAPQAGLGEEAKRRFWEDLDEMMGSIPSTENLFIGGDFNGHIGSISGGYDDVHGGCGFGDRNGGGVALLDFAKAFGLMKQQKLTLDRSKVVQQPKGKWQTLGTNVLLEA, from the exons ATGACGATTAAGCTGGTTGTTGGAGGgtttattttgcacattattagtgcttacgcgccgcaagcgggcttgggCGAGGAGGCGAAAAgacgtttttgggaggatttggacgagatgATGGGAAGTATACCGTCCACTGAGAATCTATTcatcggaggagatttcaatgggcacattgggtcaaTTTCAGGGGGATATGACGATGTGCATGGAGGTTGTGGTTTCGGGGACAGGAACGGAGGAGGAGTTGCACTGTTGGATTTTGCAAAAGCCTTTGGGTTGATG AAGCAACAGAAACTCACTCTGGACAGATCAAAAGTTGTACAACAGCCTAAGGGCAAATGGCAGACACTAGGTACAAATGTTTTGCTAGAagcttaa